A region of the Prevotella melaninogenica genome:
TACTATTCCAAGACTACCGATATGCTTTACGAATATGACGTACCTGTACCAACTTTCGCCTTTGACAAGCTATTAGCAAATATCGGTTCTATGTCTAACAGTGGATTTGAGTTGGGTATCGGTATTGTTCCTATCTCAAAGAAAGACATGGAACTCAATGTCAATGTCAATATGGCATGGCAAAAGAACAAACTCCTTTCACTCAATGGTAAGCTCAACGGAAGAAATATGACAGCATCAGACATAACACCAATTGGTAGCATGAATGGTGCAGGTTTCCATGGTGGTTACAATGATATTCTTTATCAAATAGTAGGTCAACCATTAGGTGTTTTCTATCTTCCTCATTGCAAAGGAATCATTGACAACGGACATGGACACAACAAATACGACATTGCTGATTTGAACAATGACAATGTAATCGACCTCAGCGACCATGGTGACCGATATATCGCAGGACAAGCAACACCTAAGATGACATTGGGTTCTAACATAAGTTTCAGATACAAAGCATTCGACATTTCCTTACAGATGAATGGTGCTTTCGGACATAAGATATTTAACGGAACAACTCTTTCTTTCCTGAATATGTCAAATTTCCCAGACTATAATGTCCTTGCAGAAGCTCCAGCACGGAATATTGTTGACCAGAATGTGACGGATTATTGGTTGGAAAAAGGTGATTATCTAAACTTTGATTATCTTACGATAGGTTGGAATACGCCTATTAAAAACAAATATATCAGTTCACTACGTGTGTCTTTTAGCATCAATAATCTCGCAACAATAACAAGTTATAGTGGCTTAACACCGATTATCAATAGTTATGTAGTAGATAACACTTTAGGTATTGATGATAAACGTACCTATCCTCCTTATCGCACTTATTCTATCGGTGTGAGTATTAAGTTCTAAGCAATTCAACACAACATAAACAACTATCAAGTATGAAATACTTACTTCGCACACTCTTTTTTCTAACTCTCCTCACATTGACAGGTTGTCTGGACGAGAATAGCAAAGACAGCCTCGATGAACAACATACCTACACGACAGATAGAGATGTATATATCAATACTGTAGCTACTTTGTATAACTACATAGGAAGTGATAAAGACAGTGAGGGATTACAAGGTACTTATCGTGGTGTATATGATTATAATACGTTCACAACCGATGAAGCAATCATACCTGTCCGTGGTGGAGACTGGTATGATGGAGGTTTTTGGGCTGATTTATATACTCATAACTGGGCAGTAGATAGCAAACCACTCTACGATACATGGAAATATCTCTATAAGGTAATTGTCTTCAGCAATGATGCACTTGTCACTATTGACAAATACAAGCAGTTGCTTACAGATGAGCAGTACAAGGCTTATAGGGCTGAGGTTAGGGCTATCCGTGCCTTATACTACTATTACCTTATGGATATGTTTGGAAATATACCATTAGTAACTACGGCTGACGAAAGTACTGAAAACGTAGAACAAGCAAGTCGCCCTGAGGTATATCGGTTTATTGTAAAAGAACTACAAGAAGTCACCCCACTGCTTCCTACAGGTCATAGTAACCTTCTTGGCAAGAACTATGGACGTGTAACACGTTCTGTAGCCAACTTCCTTCTTGCTAAGTTGATGCTGAATGGTGAGGTTTATTCTGATACTGATTGGACAGATAATCAACAACCTAATGGTAAGCAAACCTACTTTACCATCAATGGTCAGCAGATGAATATATGGCAAGCCTGCAAATATTACTGCGATAAGGTGACTGCTGATGGCTTTACCTTAGCAGCCGATTATCTCAGCAACTTCTCTGTTAACAACGAGAATTCACCAGAGAATATATTTACCATTCCTGTAGACAAACATCTCTACAGAAGCCAGTTCCAATATCTTTTCCGCTCTCGTCATTACGCACATGGTAGTGCGCTGGGAACAGGTGGAGAGAACGGAGCCTGCGCTACACTCTCTACTGTCAGAACCTTTGGCTATGGCACTACTAATGTTGATAAGCGATATGCCTATAACTTCGACTCTGACACGGTTCGTGTAGATGGAAATATCGTACGTTTAGAGAATGGTAAGCCGCTTGTTTATATGCCTCTTGCCGTAGAACTAAATCTCACTAACAGTCCCTATATTAAGACTGCTGGTGCGAGAATGGCTAAATATGAGGTAGACCGTACCAGCTATAACGATGGCAAGAATCCACAAAATGACATTGTTCTCTTCC
Encoded here:
- a CDS encoding RagB/SusD family nutrient uptake outer membrane protein; translation: MKYLLRTLFFLTLLTLTGCLDENSKDSLDEQHTYTTDRDVYINTVATLYNYIGSDKDSEGLQGTYRGVYDYNTFTTDEAIIPVRGGDWYDGGFWADLYTHNWAVDSKPLYDTWKYLYKVIVFSNDALVTIDKYKQLLTDEQYKAYRAEVRAIRALYYYYLMDMFGNIPLVTTADESTENVEQASRPEVYRFIVKELQEVTPLLPTGHSNLLGKNYGRVTRSVANFLLAKLMLNGEVYSDTDWTDNQQPNGKQTYFTINGQQMNIWQACKYYCDKVTADGFTLAADYLSNFSVNNENSPENIFTIPVDKHLYRSQFQYLFRSRHYAHGSALGTGGENGACATLSTVRTFGYGTTNVDKRYAYNFDSDTVRVDGNIVRLENGKPLVYMPLAVELNLTNSPYIKTAGARMAKYEVDRTSYNDGKNPQNDIVLFRYADVLLMRAEAAVRNGENGNTELNLVRSRCGMGNRTATLDNILAERLMELTWEGWRRNDLIRFNRFHQSYDLRTAPETEADRHTIVFPIPSRALDLNEKLKQNKGYKR